A genome region from Dolichospermum compactum NIES-806 includes the following:
- a CDS encoding APC family permease has product MLNENPPKQLKRELDWLSAAIMGLASVIGAGIFVSIGLAAEISGSAAIAALIVAGLLAACNSLNLAQLAVNHPVSGGIYEYGYKYLTPWLGFTGGWIYLLSKTAVAATAALGFSGYLLNNLGMTDAGILVPVAETAVFAIAFIVLGGMRSSKISTIVVVSITILSLLCLIIVGFFFCFSHGFEKLTFSGTNSHNWTINFLQSVALMFVSYNGAARISMVGEEIIDPKKSIPRAIIFTIIATMLLYICVAVVSLGSIGADAFAEATRVNAAPLKAVADSFGIPFVSNFLAVGAVTSMLSILLTTVLGVSRLLLAMARRGDMPSFFTKLNSAGTTPDLAVIAVGIIIALLVFIGDVKVTWSFGTFGALYRSAIVSLAALQISNEERLYPKWISWLSFWSSLLLGFCIEWRYWLIGIGLIGIGLIWHFTANCHQTWNKNPTPNPLPVSDEGAKM; this is encoded by the coding sequence ATGTTAAATGAAAATCCGCCCAAGCAACTGAAACGAGAGTTAGATTGGCTGAGTGCGGCGATTATGGGATTAGCATCAGTTATTGGCGCGGGTATTTTTGTCAGTATTGGTCTGGCTGCTGAGATATCTGGTTCGGCGGCGATCGCTGCCCTAATTGTTGCCGGCTTATTAGCAGCCTGTAACAGTCTCAACCTCGCCCAACTTGCTGTTAATCATCCTGTTAGTGGTGGCATCTATGAATATGGTTATAAATACTTAACACCCTGGTTAGGTTTTACCGGCGGCTGGATCTATCTTTTAAGCAAAACGGCTGTAGCAGCCACCGCCGCACTGGGATTTTCTGGCTATCTTTTAAATAATCTCGGTATGACTGATGCTGGGATTTTAGTTCCTGTAGCGGAAACTGCCGTATTTGCGATCGCCTTCATTGTTTTGGGAGGGATGCGGAGTTCTAAAATATCAACTATTGTAGTTGTTTCGATCACCATCCTCTCCCTACTTTGTTTAATTATTGTCGGGTTCTTTTTCTGCTTTTCTCATGGGTTTGAGAAATTGACTTTCTCAGGTACAAACTCTCATAACTGGACTATTAATTTTCTGCAATCAGTGGCTTTAATGTTTGTTTCCTATAATGGTGCTGCTCGCATTTCTATGGTGGGTGAAGAAATCATAGATCCCAAAAAAAGTATCCCCAGAGCGATTATTTTCACTATAATTGCCACCATGCTCCTTTATATCTGCGTGGCAGTAGTCAGTTTAGGATCAATTGGGGCAGACGCTTTTGCCGAGGCCACTAGAGTGAATGCCGCACCTTTAAAAGCCGTAGCTGATAGCTTTGGTATTCCCTTTGTTTCTAATTTCTTAGCTGTTGGTGCTGTCACTTCTATGCTGAGTATCCTCTTAACTACGGTTTTGGGTGTATCTCGGTTGCTGTTAGCAATGGCACGTCGTGGAGATATGCCTAGTTTTTTTACCAAGTTGAATAGTGCAGGGACAACACCTGATTTAGCTGTCATCGCCGTGGGGATTATTATCGCCCTTCTAGTTTTCATCGGTGATGTAAAAGTTACCTGGTCTTTTGGGACATTTGGGGCTTTATACCGAAGTGCCATTGTCAGTCTAGCCGCATTGCAAATCAGTAACGAAGAACGGTTATATCCAAAATGGATATCTTGGTTATCTTTTTGGTCTTCCCTGTTGCTGGGTTTTTGCATTGAATGGCGCTACTGGTTAATTGGTATCGGATTAATTGGTATTGGGTTGATCTGGCATTTTACAGCAAATTGTCATCAAACCTGGAACAAGAACCCCACCCCCAACCCCCTCCCCGTAAGCGATGAGGGGGCTAAGATGTAG
- a CDS encoding 4-oxalomesaconate tautomerase, with protein MKQLAIPCLFFRSGTSRGPFFLQSDLPTEATIRDKIILGAMGSPDERQIDGIGGATTLTSKVAIFSPSPHPWADVDYLFGQVSINQAEIDWSPSCGNMVAAIGHAAIARGLVTGMDQTTTIKIRNVNTNALIEAIILTPQGQVIYDGDMSIDGVPGTAAPVLLNFMEIVGSKTGQLLPTGYCREEIEGVEVTCIDVAMPMVIARANDLGKTGYETKAELDADTAFLARIARIRRIAGERMGLGDVTNSVVPKFAIIAPPRYGGNITSRYFVPNVCHSAHAVTGAICVGCCSLLKGSVAQGITTSIGSGNEMVIIEHPSGKIEVSLVTTNQGSSMIVDSAGIVRTVRLLLSGNVYVSSRLWN; from the coding sequence ATGAAACAGTTAGCTATCCCATGTTTATTCTTCCGTAGCGGCACATCTCGTGGACCATTTTTTTTGCAGTCAGATTTACCCACAGAGGCAACCATCCGAGACAAGATCATTTTAGGCGCAATGGGTTCACCCGATGAGCGGCAAATAGACGGAATCGGAGGGGCAACAACACTAACCAGCAAAGTAGCCATATTCTCACCATCTCCACATCCTTGGGCTGATGTAGATTATCTCTTCGGTCAAGTAAGCATTAATCAGGCGGAGATTGATTGGAGTCCATCCTGCGGTAACATGGTTGCTGCTATCGGTCATGCTGCCATTGCCAGAGGTCTTGTTACCGGAATGGATCAGACAACCACCATCAAAATCCGTAACGTCAATACCAATGCACTAATAGAAGCTATCATCCTGACCCCTCAAGGACAAGTCATATATGATGGTGATATGTCCATTGACGGTGTACCAGGGACAGCAGCACCAGTTTTACTCAACTTCATGGAAATTGTCGGTTCTAAAACTGGTCAACTTTTACCGACCGGCTATTGTCGTGAAGAAATCGAGGGAGTTGAGGTTACTTGCATTGATGTCGCTATGCCTATGGTGATAGCACGGGCTAATGATTTGGGGAAAACTGGTTATGAAACCAAGGCAGAACTCGATGCAGACACAGCTTTCTTAGCCCGAATTGCCAGAATTCGCCGCATTGCTGGTGAACGGATGGGACTAGGTGATGTTACAAATAGTGTAGTTCCTAAATTTGCGATTATTGCACCTCCACGTTATGGAGGAAACATTACCTCCCGTTATTTTGTCCCCAATGTTTGTCATAGCGCCCATGCCGTCACAGGTGCAATTTGTGTTGGTTGCTGTAGTCTCCTGAAAGGTTCTGTTGCCCAAGGTATTACTACTTCAATAGGTTCTGGTAATGAAATGGTGATAATTGAACATCCTTCTGGAAAAATTGAGGTTTCTTTAGTGACAACTAATCAAGGTTCGTCCATGATTGTTGACAGTGCGGGCATTGTGCGAACTGTGCGTCTGCTTTTGTCAGGTAATGTTTATGTATCAAGTCGCCTGTGGAATTAG
- a CDS encoding B12-binding domain-containing radical SAM protein, with protein sequence MRVLLVYPIFPSTFWSYEKILALVDRKVLLPPLGLVTVAAILPQEWEFKLVDRNIRPATEEEWAWADMVIFSAMIVQKQDLLEQIREAKRRGKLVALGGPYPTSTPHEVEAAGADYLILDEGELTLPMFVEAVQRGEKSGVFRATEKPDVTGTPIPRFDLLEFNAYDMMSVQFSRGCPFQCEFCDIIVLYGRKPRTKTPAQLLAELDYLYDLGWRRGVFMVDDNFIGNKRNVKLLLKELKVWMQDHQYPFNFDTEASIDLAQDQEMMELMVDCGFKAVFLGIETPDEDSLQLTKKFQNTRSSLTESVETIIKAGLRPMAGFIIGFDGEKAGAGDRIVRFAELAAIPSTTFAMLQALPNTALWHRLTKEGRLRENQDGNINQTTLMNFIPTRPLEELAREYVEAFCALYDPSAYLDRTYRCFMMLGSPKWTAPAKTPEWVVVRALLIVIWRQGFKRQTRWKFWHHLFSILKHNPKVIEQYVSTCAHIEHFMEYRQIVRDEIESQLAAYLAQGAEKPYVPVKEKVSEKAEAVV encoded by the coding sequence ATGCGTGTTTTGCTAGTTTATCCAATATTTCCAAGCACCTTTTGGTCTTATGAGAAAATTCTGGCACTAGTTGACAGAAAGGTATTGTTACCACCATTGGGTTTGGTGACGGTGGCGGCAATTTTGCCCCAAGAGTGGGAATTTAAGCTTGTAGATCGTAACATCCGCCCTGCCACAGAGGAAGAATGGGCATGGGCAGATATGGTGATTTTTTCCGCCATGATTGTCCAAAAACAAGACTTACTTGAGCAAATTCGGGAAGCGAAACGACGGGGTAAGCTGGTGGCTTTGGGTGGTCCTTATCCTACCTCTACACCCCATGAAGTCGAAGCAGCAGGGGCAGATTACCTGATTCTCGATGAAGGGGAACTGACTTTACCCATGTTTGTGGAAGCTGTGCAACGGGGCGAAAAATCTGGAGTTTTCCGGGCTACTGAAAAACCTGATGTCACGGGTACACCTATTCCCCGCTTTGATTTATTAGAGTTTAATGCCTATGATATGATGTCGGTGCAGTTTTCGCGGGGTTGTCCTTTCCAGTGCGAATTTTGCGACATCATTGTTTTATATGGACGCAAACCCCGAACCAAAACCCCTGCACAACTGTTAGCCGAGTTAGATTATCTCTATGATTTAGGTTGGCGGCGGGGTGTGTTTATGGTGGATGATAACTTTATTGGCAACAAGCGAAATGTGAAATTGTTGCTGAAAGAGTTAAAAGTTTGGATGCAAGATCATCAATATCCTTTCAATTTTGACACAGAAGCTTCCATTGATTTGGCACAAGACCAAGAAATGATGGAGTTGATGGTTGATTGTGGCTTTAAAGCGGTATTTTTGGGGATTGAAACCCCAGATGAAGATAGTTTACAACTAACTAAGAAATTCCAAAATACTCGCAGTTCCTTAACTGAGTCGGTGGAAACCATTATTAAGGCTGGACTGCGGCCAATGGCTGGGTTTATTATTGGTTTTGATGGTGAAAAAGCGGGTGCGGGCGATCGCATTGTCCGTTTTGCTGAACTCGCAGCTATTCCTTCTACTACCTTTGCAATGTTACAGGCGTTACCCAATACCGCGCTGTGGCATCGTTTAACCAAAGAAGGCAGATTGCGAGAAAACCAAGACGGGAACATCAATCAAACCACATTGATGAATTTCATTCCTACCCGTCCTCTGGAAGAATTAGCTAGGGAATATGTGGAAGCCTTTTGTGCTTTATATGACCCGTCTGCTTACTTGGATCGTACCTATCGCTGTTTTATGATGTTGGGTTCTCCCAAGTGGACAGCACCAGCAAAAACGCCAGAATGGGTAGTTGTCAGAGCCTTACTCATTGTGATTTGGCGACAAGGATTTAAACGACAAACTCGCTGGAAATTCTGGCATCATTTGTTTAGCATTCTCAAGCATAATCCCAAGGTAATCGAACAATACGTTTCTACCTGCGCTCACATTGAGCATTTTATGGAATATCGGCAAATTGTCCGTGATGAAATCGAAAGTCAATTAGCTGCGTATTTAGCCCAAGGTGCGGAAAAACCTTATGTACCTGTGAAGGAAAAAGTTTCGGAAAAAGCAGAAGCAGTAGTTTGA